The following are encoded in a window of Prochlorococcus marinus str. MIT 1013 genomic DNA:
- the pgl gene encoding 6-phosphogluconolactonase, giving the protein MTKYQIQVSEDKNSLAQAASDLIAQIVESTLKIKNKAKIALCGGSTPKAAYSLLGKKNIDWMNVDLFLGDERWVENESQDSNCFLLNNSLFKEGNPSLEASFFSVSTVQLASPEDSAKDYEKILKDNMDGDPPKFDFILLGLGDDGHTASLFPGSDALFERDSLITVGEGKGHKRITFTSKLLSSADNVVFLISGSSKQMALKRLLDQSESWERTPAKLVSPNSEIIVLADKDAYPST; this is encoded by the coding sequence ATGACTAAATATCAAATTCAAGTTTCAGAAGACAAAAACTCTCTCGCTCAAGCTGCCTCTGATTTGATTGCTCAGATTGTTGAGTCAACTTTAAAAATTAAAAATAAAGCAAAAATTGCCCTTTGCGGTGGTTCGACTCCTAAGGCTGCTTATTCTTTATTGGGAAAAAAAAATATTGATTGGATGAACGTCGATTTGTTCCTTGGAGATGAAAGATGGGTTGAAAATGAATCTCAAGATAGTAATTGCTTTCTATTGAATAATTCATTATTTAAAGAAGGCAACCCTTCTCTAGAGGCATCATTTTTTAGTGTTTCAACCGTTCAATTAGCATCGCCAGAGGATAGTGCTAAAGATTATGAAAAAATTTTGAAAGATAATATGGATGGGGATCCACCAAAATTTGATTTTATTTTATTGGGCTTGGGAGATGATGGGCATACAGCATCCCTCTTTCCTGGTTCGGATGCATTATTTGAAAGAGATAGCCTAATAACTGTTGGAGAAGGTAAAGGTCATAAAAGAATTACCTTTACCAGTAAATTACTTAGTTCAGCAGACAATGTGGTCTTCCTAATCAGTGGATCTTCTAAACAAATGGCTCTTAAACGTCTACTTGATCAATCAGAATCATGGGAGCGAACACCCGCAAAATTAGTTTCACCAAATTCTGAAATTATTGTCTTAGCTGATAAAGATGCTTACCCATCTACCTAG